A single region of the Brassica rapa cultivar Chiifu-401-42 chromosome A03, CAAS_Brap_v3.01, whole genome shotgun sequence genome encodes:
- the LOC103855438 gene encoding uncharacterized protein LOC103855438: MDGRTKKASSSSSLTSELFGSKVNPLPSSSSGTFRSIFAPPSKVMGRESMQMQQDTVTAGWNEKSSKIGDVNRQREEQDNLGSVYQDQRVQPCHLSSSIYYGGPDVYFQSQDSSSNSTENKKEGGEDDSGSASRGNWWKGSLYY, translated from the exons ATGGACGGAAGAACGAAAAaggcttcctcttcttcctcgttAACCTCTGAGCTTTTCGGTTCCAAAGTAAATCCTTtgccttcttcctcttctggtACTTTCAGATCGATTTTCGCTCCTCCTTCTAAG GTTATGGGAAGAGAATCTATGCAAATGCAACAAGACACTGTGACTGCTGGCTGGAACGAGAAATCCTCCAAGATTG GTGATGTTAATAGACAGAGAGAAGAACAAGATAACCTTGGTTCAGTTTATCAGGATCAGAGAGTGCAACCTTGTCATCTGAGTTCTTCCATCTATTACGGTGGCCCCGATGTCTATTTCCAGTCTCAGGATTCGAGCTCAAACTCTACG GAGAACAAGAAAGAGGGGGGCGAAGATGATTCAGGAAGTGCTTCAAGAGGAAATTGGTGGAAAG GATCTCTGTATTATTGA
- the LOC103855441 gene encoding KRR1 small subunit processome component has product MSYDIINIGRLAPSKEKFLITRILFLGHKSSSLKTLETSTNCFIRLQGNTVAAMGSFRALRRLRIIVEHCFLNGMRPSDVLKTMDAGKCGPNRFTKEKDPFTDSPWYLPSANTSWEDMLPLYDRF; this is encoded by the exons ATGAGttatgatatcatcaacatcgGACGTTTGGCTCCATCAAAG GAGAAATTTCTAATAACAAGGATTCTGTTTTTGGGTCATAAGTCTTCTTCCTTGAAG ACGCTGGAAACATCAACCAACTGTTTCATTCGGCTTCAG GGCAACACTGTTGCCGCAATGGGTTCTTTCAGAGCTCTCAGAAGACTCAGGATAATTGTTGAACATTGCTTCCTTAATGGAATGCGTCCTTCGGATGTCTTGAAAACTATGGATGcag GAAAATGTGGCCCGAATAGGTTTACTAAAGAGAAGGATCCAT TTACAGACTCTCCTTGGTACTTACCAAGCGCTAACACTTCTTGGGAAGATATGCTTCCTTTGTATGATAGGTTTTAA